A genomic region of Bdellovibrionota bacterium contains the following coding sequences:
- the accD gene encoding acetyl-CoA carboxylase, carboxyltransferase subunit beta has protein sequence MSWIDKLKAPKISTSSDQKSSFPEGLWAKCPGCSEILLQDDINKNLSVCPKCQYHFRMKSSDRLNVILEPGSFEELDADMEPTDPLDFKDHKRYRDRIKALEKTLPAKEAFVYGRGLIHELPIVVGSFVFEYMGGSMGSVVGEKLTRTFELAALERKPCLVITSSGGARMQEGILSLMQMAKSTAALGRLRKQGIPYAALLTDPTTGGVAASCAMLGDVILAEPNALIGFAGPRVIQQTIKETLPEGFQKSEFLLAHGMLDRIISRAEMKGILYKLLSLLSKAPPRLDARP, from the coding sequence ATGTCCTGGATCGATAAACTCAAAGCCCCCAAGATTTCCACTTCCTCCGATCAAAAATCGAGCTTCCCGGAAGGGTTGTGGGCGAAATGCCCGGGCTGTTCGGAGATTCTTCTTCAGGACGACATCAACAAAAATCTCTCGGTCTGCCCGAAGTGCCAATACCACTTTCGGATGAAATCGAGCGATCGGCTGAATGTCATTCTCGAGCCGGGAAGCTTCGAGGAGCTGGACGCCGACATGGAGCCGACCGATCCGCTCGATTTCAAGGACCATAAACGGTACCGCGACCGGATTAAAGCGTTGGAAAAGACGCTTCCGGCGAAGGAAGCGTTCGTCTATGGCCGGGGCTTGATTCACGAACTTCCCATCGTCGTCGGCTCGTTCGTCTTCGAATACATGGGCGGAAGCATGGGTTCCGTGGTCGGCGAGAAGCTGACTCGGACGTTCGAACTGGCCGCTCTGGAACGCAAACCCTGTTTGGTGATCACCAGCAGCGGCGGGGCGAGAATGCAAGAGGGAATTCTATCGCTCATGCAGATGGCGAAGTCGACCGCGGCGTTGGGTCGGCTGCGAAAGCAAGGAATTCCCTATGCGGCGCTTCTCACCGATCCGACGACCGGCGGAGTGGCCGCGTCTTGTGCCATGTTGGGGGACGTCATCCTGGCGGAGCCGAATGCCCTGATCGGATTCGCCGGTCCTCGCGTAATCCAACAGACGATCAAGGAGACGCTGCCGGAAGGCTTTCAGAAGTCCGAGTTTCTGCTGGCCCACGGCATGCTCGATCGCATCATCTCGCGCGCCGAGATGAAGGGAATTCTGTATAAGTTGTTATCTTTATTGTCGAAAGCGCCGCCCCGGCTTGACGCCCGACCGTGA
- a CDS encoding 3',5'-cyclic-nucleotide phosphodiesterase, giving the protein MIFRVLGCSGSESDRNHPCSFLAGEKILVDMGSAASRLTIHEQTKITDVLLSHAHLDHTKDVAFFSENIFSRIHSPVTVRGTPDTIRKLNEHLLNNEIWPDFSILPTVSNSVLKYETFEPGKPLRLDGVEVTSVPVNHPGGCVGFLFKSATGTIVYSGDTGPTEDLWKEVNRRGKEIKGILLETSFPNRLQKVADVSGHHTPATMSQEVKKFSGIDCPIFVYHIKSPYREETVRELEGLDEPRLRILEAGMTINF; this is encoded by the coding sequence ATGATTTTTCGCGTGCTCGGATGTTCGGGGAGTGAATCGGATCGGAATCATCCGTGCAGCTTCTTGGCCGGGGAAAAGATTCTAGTCGACATGGGATCGGCGGCGTCACGATTGACGATCCACGAACAGACCAAGATCACGGATGTACTCTTAAGCCACGCCCATCTGGATCATACGAAAGACGTCGCGTTCTTTTCCGAGAATATTTTTTCGCGTATCCATTCACCGGTGACCGTCCGCGGGACGCCAGACACGATCCGCAAGTTGAATGAGCATCTTCTCAACAACGAAATTTGGCCCGATTTTTCGATTCTGCCCACCGTTTCGAATTCGGTTCTGAAGTACGAAACCTTTGAACCGGGCAAGCCTCTCCGTTTGGATGGCGTCGAAGTGACGAGCGTGCCCGTCAATCATCCCGGGGGCTGCGTTGGTTTTCTTTTTAAGTCCGCTACGGGGACGATCGTTTACTCGGGGGATACCGGTCCGACCGAGGATTTATGGAAAGAAGTGAACCGAAGAGGGAAGGAGATCAAGGGGATCCTCTTGGAGACCTCGTTTCCCAATCGGCTTCAGAAAGTGGCGGACGTCAGCGGCCACCATACCCCGGCGACCATGAGCCAAGAGGTAAAAAAGTTTTCGGGCATCGATTGTCCGATCTTCGTCTATCATATTAAGTCGCCGTACCGCGAAGAGACGGTGCGCGAATTGGAAGGACTTGACGAGCCCCGGCTTCGCATTCTAGAAGCCGGCATGACGATCAACTTCTAA
- the coaE gene encoding dephospho-CoA kinase (Dephospho-CoA kinase (CoaE) performs the final step in coenzyme A biosynthesis.) — MQVIGLTGGVACGKSTVARRFEELGFPVIDTDAIARRLLEQDRSIEDQVRRAFGTLERAELRSLIFADEQKREALEKILHPAIGKEVDRELRALKTKKPAPGAVILVVPLLYEEEWDKRVDEVIAVVSTEAKQVERLVNRDKIDPALARRMIASQISNEEKARRADYILRNDRDLNALQNSIDSLAKKLSAIN; from the coding sequence ATGCAAGTGATCGGCTTAACCGGCGGCGTAGCGTGCGGGAAGAGCACGGTGGCACGCCGATTTGAGGAACTTGGATTTCCGGTGATCGACACCGACGCGATCGCCCGCCGCCTCCTCGAACAGGATCGTTCAATTGAAGACCAAGTGCGCAGGGCATTCGGCACGCTGGAACGGGCCGAGCTCCGGTCGCTCATCTTTGCCGACGAGCAAAAGCGCGAAGCCTTGGAAAAAATTCTCCATCCCGCCATTGGAAAAGAGGTGGACCGAGAGCTTCGGGCGCTCAAAACAAAGAAACCGGCCCCAGGAGCCGTGATCCTCGTGGTTCCCCTTCTTTACGAAGAGGAATGGGACAAGCGAGTGGATGAAGTCATCGCCGTCGTCAGCACAGAGGCAAAGCAGGTGGAGCGCTTGGTCAACCGGGATAAAATCGATCCGGCGTTGGCGCGCCGGATGATCGCCAGCCAAATTTCGAACGAGGAGAAGGCCCGGCGCGCCGATTATATTCTGCGAAACGACCGAGACTTAAATGCGCTTCAAAACAGCATCGACTCACTAGCCAAAAAACTGTCGGCGATTAATTGA
- the murA gene encoding UDP-N-acetylglucosamine 1-carboxyvinyltransferase, translating into MDRIRIEGSKRLSGEIPISGAKNAALPLLAATLLTAKPCRLRNLPSVKDVDTMAEVLRVLGVRVNFGDGVFEAQAASLTNDEAPYDYVRKMRASVLLLGPLLGRFGHARVSMPGGCAIGVRPINLHLKAFEALGAEVHLAEGYVEAKAKRLRGVDFLFDSVTVTGTVNAMMAAAFAEGKTTLRNCAREPEIAAVADALRQMGVRVNGDGSETIHIEGRKELGGFDVTMIPDRIETGTYLVAGAITYGDLFLRGARASDLPAVLDKLRETGAEISYDSSGIRVRGRKPIQPTDIATAPHPGFPTDMQAQFVTLLSLAKGVSVVTETIFENRFMHVAELTRMGANLKIQGSSVTIAGVEKLTGASLMATDLRASASLVLAGLAAEGTTELLRIYHLDRGYENMDHKLRAVGANIQRVHETGK; encoded by the coding sequence TTGGATCGGATACGGATCGAAGGTTCGAAACGGTTATCGGGAGAAATCCCGATCAGCGGCGCAAAAAACGCCGCGCTGCCGTTGCTCGCCGCCACGCTTCTGACGGCGAAGCCGTGCCGCCTACGAAATCTTCCGTCGGTGAAGGACGTTGATACCATGGCGGAAGTTCTTCGTGTGCTCGGTGTTCGGGTCAATTTCGGCGACGGAGTTTTCGAAGCGCAGGCGGCATCGCTGACGAACGACGAAGCGCCGTACGATTATGTCCGAAAGATGCGCGCGTCGGTTCTTCTTCTGGGCCCGTTGTTGGGACGCTTCGGACACGCCCGAGTGTCGATGCCGGGCGGATGCGCCATCGGCGTTCGGCCGATCAATCTGCATCTCAAAGCGTTCGAGGCGCTCGGCGCGGAGGTCCATCTGGCCGAGGGATACGTGGAAGCGAAAGCCAAACGGCTTCGGGGCGTCGATTTTCTTTTTGATTCCGTGACCGTGACCGGCACGGTGAACGCGATGATGGCGGCCGCGTTCGCGGAGGGAAAAACCACGCTTCGCAACTGCGCGCGTGAGCCGGAAATCGCCGCCGTGGCGGATGCCCTTCGACAGATGGGCGTTCGCGTGAACGGAGACGGGAGTGAAACGATCCATATCGAAGGAAGAAAAGAGTTGGGAGGTTTCGACGTCACGATGATTCCGGATCGTATCGAAACCGGAACCTACCTCGTGGCCGGAGCGATTACATACGGCGATCTGTTCCTTCGCGGCGCCCGCGCGTCCGATCTCCCCGCAGTCTTGGACAAGCTCCGTGAGACCGGCGCGGAAATCTCGTACGATTCAAGCGGGATTCGGGTCCGGGGACGAAAGCCGATCCAGCCGACGGACATTGCAACGGCTCCGCATCCCGGATTCCCGACCGACATGCAAGCCCAGTTCGTGACCCTACTCTCTCTCGCGAAGGGGGTAAGCGTCGTCACAGAAACCATTTTTGAAAACCGATTCATGCATGTCGCGGAACTGACCCGAATGGGAGCGAACCTCAAAATCCAGGGGTCCTCGGTGACGATCGCGGGCGTGGAAAAACTTACGGGCGCTTCGTTGATGGCGACCGACCTTCGAGCCAGTGCGAGTTTGGTTTTGGCCGGATTGGCGGCGGAAGGGACGACGGAACTGCTTCGAATCTACCATTTGGATCGGGGTTATGAGAATATGGATCACAAGCTGCGCGCGGTCGGCGCGAATATTCAACGGGTTCATGAAACCGGTAAATAG
- the prmC gene encoding peptide chain release factor N(5)-glutamine methyltransferase yields the protein MVALQWGVRELERNGVSDARLSAEVILAHALSVGRIDLYLRYDQPFPAACKAAYLDLVSRRGKGEPTAYLTGEKEFYSLRFSVDRRVLIPRPETELLVDEALAVIDSLPAVPTVSVCDVGTGSGAIAVAIKKNRPEIAVTAVDANAEALDVARANALQHGVDIAFIRGDLLREVPGPFDLLVANLPYVTSEDVAQLPKDVRDFEPATALDGGADGLRWIEPLLDQGRSRVRAGGSVVLEIGIGQEKKVADLLTRYGYSLRNMRKDYADIPRVAVASKGS from the coding sequence TTGGTCGCCCTTCAATGGGGTGTCCGGGAGCTCGAGCGAAACGGTGTGTCGGACGCGCGTCTTTCCGCCGAAGTGATTTTGGCCCATGCCCTGTCCGTCGGACGGATCGACCTTTATCTTCGTTACGATCAACCTTTTCCGGCCGCTTGCAAGGCCGCCTACCTCGATCTTGTTTCGAGGAGAGGCAAAGGAGAGCCGACCGCCTATTTGACGGGGGAAAAGGAATTTTACTCCCTTCGATTTTCCGTCGACCGGCGCGTGCTCATCCCCCGGCCGGAGACCGAGCTGCTGGTCGACGAGGCTCTCGCCGTGATCGATTCGCTCCCCGCGGTTCCGACCGTTTCGGTTTGTGATGTGGGAACGGGATCGGGAGCCATCGCCGTCGCAATCAAAAAAAACCGCCCGGAGATCGCGGTCACCGCCGTCGATGCAAACGCGGAGGCGCTGGACGTCGCGCGCGCCAACGCACTTCAACATGGCGTCGACATCGCATTTATCCGAGGTGATCTTCTGAGAGAAGTTCCAGGTCCCTTTGATCTCCTGGTTGCCAATCTTCCGTATGTTACGTCGGAAGACGTGGCGCAACTTCCAAAAGATGTTCGTGACTTTGAGCCGGCGACGGCCTTAGACGGAGGAGCTGACGGTCTTCGATGGATCGAGCCCCTTTTGGATCAGGGCCGATCGCGCGTTCGGGCCGGAGGGAGTGTCGTTCTCGAAATCGGGATCGGCCAGGAAAAGAAAGTGGCTGATCTCCTGACCCGGTACGGCTATTCTTTGCGGAACATGCGCAAGGATTACGCCGACATTCCCCGCGTGGCCGTGGCGTCGAAGGGGAGCTGA